A stretch of the Pongo pygmaeus isolate AG05252 chromosome 16, NHGRI_mPonPyg2-v2.0_pri, whole genome shotgun sequence genome encodes the following:
- the RFX7 gene encoding DNA-binding protein RFX7 isoform X2: MSSSRAQQMHAFSWIRNTLEEHPETSLPKQEVYDEYKSYCDNLGYHPLSAADFGKIMKNVFPNMKARRLGTRGKSKYCYSGLRKKAFVHMPTLPNLDFHKTGDGLEGAEPSGQLQNIDEEVISSACRLVCEWAQKVLSQPFDTVLELARFLVKSHYIGTKSMAALTVMAAAPAGIKGITQPSAFIPTAESNSFQPQVKTLPSPIDAKQQLQRKIQKKQQEQKLQSPLPGESAAKKSESATSNGVTNLPNGNPSILSPQPIGIVVAAVPSPIPVQRTRQLVTSPSPMSSSDGKVLPLNVQVVTQHMQSVKQAPKTPQNVPASPGGDRSARHRYPQILPKPANTSALTIRSPTTVLFTSSPIKTAVVPASHMSSLNVVKMTTISLTPSNSNTPLKHSASVTSATGTTEESRSVPQIKNGSVVSLQSPGSRTSSAGGASAVEVKVEPETSSDEHPVQCQENSDEAKAPQTPSALLGQKSNTDGALQKPSNEGVIEIKATKVCDQRTKCKSRCNEMLPGTSTGNNQSTITLSVASQNLTFTSSSSPPNGDSINKDPKLCTKSPRKRLSSTLQETQVPPVKKPIVEQLSAATIEGQKQGSVKKDQKVPHSGKTEGSTAGAQIPSKVSVNVTSHIGANQPLNSSALVISDSALEQQTTPSSSPDIKVKLEGSVFLLDSDSKSVGSFNPNGWQQITKDSEFISASCEQQQDISVMTIPEHSDINDLEKSVWELEGMPQDTYSQQLHSQIQESSLNQIQAHSSDQLPLQSELKEFEPSVSQTNESYFPFDDELTQDSIVEELVLMEQQMSMNNSHSYGNCLGMTLQSQSVTPGAPMSSHTSSTHFYHPIHSNGTPIHTPTPTPTPTPTPTPTPTPTSEMIAGSQSLSRESPCSRLAQTTPVDSALGSSRHTPIGTPHSNCSSSVPPSPVECRNPFAFTPISSSMAYHDASIVSSSPVKPMQRPMATHPDKTKLEWMNNGYSGVGNSSVSGHGILPSYQELVEDRFRKPHAFAVPGQSYQSQSRHHDTHFGRLTPVSPVQHQGATVNNINKQEGFAVPAPLDNKGTNSSASSNFRCRSVSPAVHRQRNLSGSTLYPVSNIPRSNVTPFGSPVTPEVHVFTNVHTDACANNIAQRSQSVPLTVMMQTAFPNALQKQANSKKITNVLLSKLDSDNDDAVRGLGMNNLPSNYTARMNLTQILEPSTVFPSANPQNMIDSSTSVYEFQTPSYLTKSNSTDQINFSPGDNQAQSEIGEQQLDFNSTVKDLLSGDSLQTNQQLVGQVASDLTNTASDFSSDIRLSSELSGSINDLNTLDPNLLFDPGRQQGQDDEATLEELKNDPLFQQICSESMNSMTSSGFEWIESKDHPTVEMLG, encoded by the exons ATGTCATCTAGTCGGGCACAACAAATGCATGCCTTTTCCTGGATTCGGAATACCCTAGAGGAACATCCGGAGACTTCACTGCCCAAACAGGAAGTCTATGATGAGTACAA GAGCTATTGTGACAATCTTGGTTACCATCCATTAAGTGCTGCTGATTTTGGAAAGATCATGAAAAACGTCTTTCCAAACATGAAGGCACGTCGTTTGGGCACAAGAGGCAAATCTAAATAT TGCTACAGTGGACTaagaaaaaaagcttttgttCATATGCCAACACTGCCCAACCTTGACTTTCACAAAACTGGAGATGGG TTGGAAGGAGCTGAACCTTCTGGGCAGCTTCAAAATATTGATGAAGAAGTTATCTCTTCTGCTTGCCGTCTTGTGTGTGAGTGGGCCCAGAAAGTGTTAAGCCAACCATTTGACACCGTCTTGGAATTAGCCCGCTTCCTTGTAAAAAGTCACTATATAGGCACCAAGTCAATGGCAGCTCTAACTGTAATGGCAGCAGCACCAGCAG gAATTAAAGGAATTACCCAGCCTTCTGCTTTTATACCTACAGCTGAAAGTAATTCCTTTCAGCCTCAGGTGAAGACTTTGCCATCTCCAATTGATGCTAAACAGCAGTTGCAACGGAAAATCCAGAAGAAGCAGCAAGAACAGAAACTACAATCCCCTTTGCCAGGAGAATCTGCAGCAAAAAAGTCAGAAAGTGCTACAAGCAATGGAGTGACTAATCTTCCTAATGGAAATCCTTCAATCCTTTCTCCTCAACCTATTGGTATCGTTGTGGCAGCTGTCCCTAGTCCCATTCCG GTCCAGCGGACTAGGCAATTGGTAACTTCACCGAGTCCAATGAGTTCTTCTGACGGCAAAGTTCTTCCCCTCAATGTACAGGTGGTCACTCAGCACATGCAGTCTGTGAAACAGGCACCAAAGACTCCCCAGAACGTTCCAGCCAGTCCTGGTGGGGATCGTTCTGCCCGGCACCGTTACCCTCAGATCTTACCCAAACCAGCCAACACCAGTGCACTCACCATTCGCTCTCCAACTACTGTCCTCTTTACTAGTAGTCCCATCAAAACTGCTGTTGTACCCGCTTCACACATGAGTTCTCTAAATGTGGTGAAAATGACAACAATATCCCTCACACCCAGCAACAGTAACACCCCTCTTAAACATTCTGCCTCAGTCACCAGTGCTACAGGAACAACAGAAGAATCAAGGAGTGTTCCACAGATCAAGAATGGTTCTGTCGTGTCACTTCAGTCTCCTGGGTCCAGGACCAGCAGTGCGGGGGGAGCATCTGCTGTGGAAGTCAAAGTGGAACCCGAAACATCATCAGATGAGCATCCTGTACAGTGCCAAGAGAACTCTGATGAGGCTAAAGCTCCCCAAACACCTAGTGCCCTTTTGGGGCAGAAAAGTAATACAGACGGAGCACTGCAGAAACCTTCAAATGAAGGtgtcattgaaataaaagcaaccAAGGTCTGTGACCAGAGGACCAAATGTAAAAGTCGCTGTAATGAAATGCTGCCAGGCACGTCAACAGGCAATAATCAAAGCACTATCACTCTATCAGTTGCTTCTCAGAACTTAACTTTCACCAGCAGCAGCTCACCACCTAATGGTGACTCAATCAATAAAGACCCTAAATTATGCACTAAAAGCCCAAGAAAACGACTGTCTTCTACATTGCAAGAGACCCAGGTGCCTCCTGTAAAGAAACCAATTGTGGAACAGCTTTCAGCAGCTACCATAGAAGGGCAGAAACAAGGCAGTGTTAAGAAGGACCAAAAGGTTCCACATTCAGGGAAAACAGAAGGTTCAACAGCAGGTGCTCAGATTCCTAGCAAGGTATCAGTAAATGTCACTTCACACATAGGAGCAAATCAACCCTTGAATTCCTCTGCCCTTGTTATCAGTGATTCAGCTTTGGAacagcaaacaaccccatcatcATCTCCAGATATAAAAGTAAAACTTGAAGGAAGTGTCTTTCTCTTGGACAGTGATTCGAAGTCAGTTGGCAGCTTTAATCCAAATGGATGGCAACAAATCACTAAGGATTCTGAGTTTATATCTGCCAGCTGTGAACAACAGCAAGATATCAGTGTTATGACAATTCCTGAGCACTCTGATATCAATGACTTAGAGAAATCTGTTTGGGAATTAGAAGGAATGCCACAGGACACATATAGCCAGCAGCTACATAGCCAGATACAGGAATCTTCTTTAAATCAAATACAAGCACATTCTTCAGATCAGTTACCTCTGCAATCTGAACTGAAGGAGTTTGAGCCTTCTGTTTCCCAGACAAATGAAAGCTACTTTCCTTTTGATGATGAACTTACACAAGATAGTATTGTGGAAGAGCTGGTGCTTATGGAGCAGCAAATGTCAATGAACAATTCTCATTCTTACGGCAACTGTTTGGGAATGACCCTTCAGAGTCAGTCAGTAACTCCAGGAGCTCCAATGTCATCTCACACCTCCAGCACCCACTTCTATCATCCAATCCACAGCAATGGCACTCCaatccacacacccacacccacacccacacccactcctactccaaccccaaccccaaccccaacatcTGAAATGATTGCTGGATCTCAGAGTCTGTCACGGGAGAGCCCTTGCTCCAGGCTAGCCCAGACTACACCTGTGGATAGTGCTTTAGGAAGTAGCCGACATACACCCATTGGTACTCCACATTCTAACTGCAGCAGTAGTGTCCCCCCCAGCCCTGTTGAATGCAGGAATCCATTTGCATTCACTCCAATAAGCTCCAGTATGGCATATCATGACGCCAGCATTGTCTCAAGTAGTCCTGTGAAACCGATGCAAAGACCCATGGCCACACACCCTGACAAAACCAAGCTTGAATGGATGAATAATGGGTATAGTGGGGTTGGTAATTCATCAGTTTCTGGCCATGGTATTCTCCCAAGCTATCAGGAACTAGTGGAAGACCGTTTCAGGAAACCTCATGCTTTTGCTGTGCCTGGACAGTCTTATCAGTCTCAATCCAGACATCATGACACTCATTTTGGTCGTTTGACTCCTGTTTCTCCTGTGCAGCATCAAGGTGCCACTGTAAATAACATCAACAAACAGGAGGGTTTTGCAGTCCCTGCCCCTCTTGATAATAAAGGAACTAATTCATCTGCCAGCAGCAACTTCAGATGCCGGAGTGTGAGCCCTGCTGTTCATCGCCAACGTAATCTTAGTGGAAGCACCCTCTATCCAGTATCTAATATCCCACGATCTAATGTGACCCCCTTTGGAAGTCCAGTTACCCCAGAAGTTCATGTTTTCACAAATGTTCACACAGACGCATGTGCCAACAACATAGCTCAAAGAAGCCAATCAGTTCCATTGACAGTCATGATGCAGACAGCCTTCCCAAACGCTCTTCAGAAGCAAGCAAACAGTAAAAAAATAACCAATGTTTTGTTGAGTAAACTTGATTCCGACAATGATGATGCAGTGAGAGGTTTGGGAATGAACAACCTGCCCTCTAATTATACAGCCCGGATGAATCTCACTCAGATTTTGGAACCTTCCACTGTTTTTCCTAGTGCCAACCCACAAAATATGATCGATTCCAGCACTTCTGTTTATGAGTTCCAAACACCATCTTACCTCACCAAAAGTAATAGCACCGATCAGATCAATTTTTCTCCTGGAGATAATCAAGCACAATCAGAAATTGGAGAGCAACAATTAGATTTCAATAGCACTGTTAAAGACCTGTTGAGTGGAGACAGCTTGCAAACCAACCAGCAGCTGGTAGGTCAGGTAGCATCTGATCTCACTAATACTGCATCTGATTTCTCTAGCGATATCAGGTTGTCTTCTGAGCTCTCAGGCAGCATCAATGATTTGAACACTTTAGACCCAAATCTACTGTTTGATCCAGGTCGTCAGCAGGGACAAGATGATGAAGCTACACTGGAAGAATTAAAGAATGACCCATTATTTCAACAAATTTGCAGTGAATCCATGAATTCTATGACTTCATCAGGTTTTGAATGGATAGAAAGCAAGGACCATCCTACTGTTGAAATGTTGGGTTAA
- the RFX7 gene encoding DNA-binding protein RFX7 isoform X1: protein MAEEQQQPPPQQPDAHQQLPPSAPNSGVALPGLVPGLPGTEASALQHKIKNSICKTVQSKVDCILQEVEKFTDLEKLYLYLQLPSGLSNGEKSDQNAMSSSRAQQMHAFSWIRNTLEEHPETSLPKQEVYDEYKSYCDNLGYHPLSAADFGKIMKNVFPNMKARRLGTRGKSKYCYSGLRKKAFVHMPTLPNLDFHKTGDGLEGAEPSGQLQNIDEEVISSACRLVCEWAQKVLSQPFDTVLELARFLVKSHYIGTKSMAALTVMAAAPAGIKGITQPSAFIPTAESNSFQPQVKTLPSPIDAKQQLQRKIQKKQQEQKLQSPLPGESAAKKSESATSNGVTNLPNGNPSILSPQPIGIVVAAVPSPIPVQRTRQLVTSPSPMSSSDGKVLPLNVQVVTQHMQSVKQAPKTPQNVPASPGGDRSARHRYPQILPKPANTSALTIRSPTTVLFTSSPIKTAVVPASHMSSLNVVKMTTISLTPSNSNTPLKHSASVTSATGTTEESRSVPQIKNGSVVSLQSPGSRTSSAGGASAVEVKVEPETSSDEHPVQCQENSDEAKAPQTPSALLGQKSNTDGALQKPSNEGVIEIKATKVCDQRTKCKSRCNEMLPGTSTGNNQSTITLSVASQNLTFTSSSSPPNGDSINKDPKLCTKSPRKRLSSTLQETQVPPVKKPIVEQLSAATIEGQKQGSVKKDQKVPHSGKTEGSTAGAQIPSKVSVNVTSHIGANQPLNSSALVISDSALEQQTTPSSSPDIKVKLEGSVFLLDSDSKSVGSFNPNGWQQITKDSEFISASCEQQQDISVMTIPEHSDINDLEKSVWELEGMPQDTYSQQLHSQIQESSLNQIQAHSSDQLPLQSELKEFEPSVSQTNESYFPFDDELTQDSIVEELVLMEQQMSMNNSHSYGNCLGMTLQSQSVTPGAPMSSHTSSTHFYHPIHSNGTPIHTPTPTPTPTPTPTPTPTPTSEMIAGSQSLSRESPCSRLAQTTPVDSALGSSRHTPIGTPHSNCSSSVPPSPVECRNPFAFTPISSSMAYHDASIVSSSPVKPMQRPMATHPDKTKLEWMNNGYSGVGNSSVSGHGILPSYQELVEDRFRKPHAFAVPGQSYQSQSRHHDTHFGRLTPVSPVQHQGATVNNINKQEGFAVPAPLDNKGTNSSASSNFRCRSVSPAVHRQRNLSGSTLYPVSNIPRSNVTPFGSPVTPEVHVFTNVHTDACANNIAQRSQSVPLTVMMQTAFPNALQKQANSKKITNVLLSKLDSDNDDAVRGLGMNNLPSNYTARMNLTQILEPSTVFPSANPQNMIDSSTSVYEFQTPSYLTKSNSTDQINFSPGDNQAQSEIGEQQLDFNSTVKDLLSGDSLQTNQQLVGQVASDLTNTASDFSSDIRLSSELSGSINDLNTLDPNLLFDPGRQQGQDDEATLEELKNDPLFQQICSESMNSMTSSGFEWIESKDHPTVEMLG, encoded by the exons TGATCAGAATGCCATGTCATCTAGTCGGGCACAACAAATGCATGCCTTTTCCTGGATTCGGAATACCCTAGAGGAACATCCGGAGACTTCACTGCCCAAACAGGAAGTCTATGATGAGTACAA GAGCTATTGTGACAATCTTGGTTACCATCCATTAAGTGCTGCTGATTTTGGAAAGATCATGAAAAACGTCTTTCCAAACATGAAGGCACGTCGTTTGGGCACAAGAGGCAAATCTAAATAT TGCTACAGTGGACTaagaaaaaaagcttttgttCATATGCCAACACTGCCCAACCTTGACTTTCACAAAACTGGAGATGGG TTGGAAGGAGCTGAACCTTCTGGGCAGCTTCAAAATATTGATGAAGAAGTTATCTCTTCTGCTTGCCGTCTTGTGTGTGAGTGGGCCCAGAAAGTGTTAAGCCAACCATTTGACACCGTCTTGGAATTAGCCCGCTTCCTTGTAAAAAGTCACTATATAGGCACCAAGTCAATGGCAGCTCTAACTGTAATGGCAGCAGCACCAGCAG gAATTAAAGGAATTACCCAGCCTTCTGCTTTTATACCTACAGCTGAAAGTAATTCCTTTCAGCCTCAGGTGAAGACTTTGCCATCTCCAATTGATGCTAAACAGCAGTTGCAACGGAAAATCCAGAAGAAGCAGCAAGAACAGAAACTACAATCCCCTTTGCCAGGAGAATCTGCAGCAAAAAAGTCAGAAAGTGCTACAAGCAATGGAGTGACTAATCTTCCTAATGGAAATCCTTCAATCCTTTCTCCTCAACCTATTGGTATCGTTGTGGCAGCTGTCCCTAGTCCCATTCCG GTCCAGCGGACTAGGCAATTGGTAACTTCACCGAGTCCAATGAGTTCTTCTGACGGCAAAGTTCTTCCCCTCAATGTACAGGTGGTCACTCAGCACATGCAGTCTGTGAAACAGGCACCAAAGACTCCCCAGAACGTTCCAGCCAGTCCTGGTGGGGATCGTTCTGCCCGGCACCGTTACCCTCAGATCTTACCCAAACCAGCCAACACCAGTGCACTCACCATTCGCTCTCCAACTACTGTCCTCTTTACTAGTAGTCCCATCAAAACTGCTGTTGTACCCGCTTCACACATGAGTTCTCTAAATGTGGTGAAAATGACAACAATATCCCTCACACCCAGCAACAGTAACACCCCTCTTAAACATTCTGCCTCAGTCACCAGTGCTACAGGAACAACAGAAGAATCAAGGAGTGTTCCACAGATCAAGAATGGTTCTGTCGTGTCACTTCAGTCTCCTGGGTCCAGGACCAGCAGTGCGGGGGGAGCATCTGCTGTGGAAGTCAAAGTGGAACCCGAAACATCATCAGATGAGCATCCTGTACAGTGCCAAGAGAACTCTGATGAGGCTAAAGCTCCCCAAACACCTAGTGCCCTTTTGGGGCAGAAAAGTAATACAGACGGAGCACTGCAGAAACCTTCAAATGAAGGtgtcattgaaataaaagcaaccAAGGTCTGTGACCAGAGGACCAAATGTAAAAGTCGCTGTAATGAAATGCTGCCAGGCACGTCAACAGGCAATAATCAAAGCACTATCACTCTATCAGTTGCTTCTCAGAACTTAACTTTCACCAGCAGCAGCTCACCACCTAATGGTGACTCAATCAATAAAGACCCTAAATTATGCACTAAAAGCCCAAGAAAACGACTGTCTTCTACATTGCAAGAGACCCAGGTGCCTCCTGTAAAGAAACCAATTGTGGAACAGCTTTCAGCAGCTACCATAGAAGGGCAGAAACAAGGCAGTGTTAAGAAGGACCAAAAGGTTCCACATTCAGGGAAAACAGAAGGTTCAACAGCAGGTGCTCAGATTCCTAGCAAGGTATCAGTAAATGTCACTTCACACATAGGAGCAAATCAACCCTTGAATTCCTCTGCCCTTGTTATCAGTGATTCAGCTTTGGAacagcaaacaaccccatcatcATCTCCAGATATAAAAGTAAAACTTGAAGGAAGTGTCTTTCTCTTGGACAGTGATTCGAAGTCAGTTGGCAGCTTTAATCCAAATGGATGGCAACAAATCACTAAGGATTCTGAGTTTATATCTGCCAGCTGTGAACAACAGCAAGATATCAGTGTTATGACAATTCCTGAGCACTCTGATATCAATGACTTAGAGAAATCTGTTTGGGAATTAGAAGGAATGCCACAGGACACATATAGCCAGCAGCTACATAGCCAGATACAGGAATCTTCTTTAAATCAAATACAAGCACATTCTTCAGATCAGTTACCTCTGCAATCTGAACTGAAGGAGTTTGAGCCTTCTGTTTCCCAGACAAATGAAAGCTACTTTCCTTTTGATGATGAACTTACACAAGATAGTATTGTGGAAGAGCTGGTGCTTATGGAGCAGCAAATGTCAATGAACAATTCTCATTCTTACGGCAACTGTTTGGGAATGACCCTTCAGAGTCAGTCAGTAACTCCAGGAGCTCCAATGTCATCTCACACCTCCAGCACCCACTTCTATCATCCAATCCACAGCAATGGCACTCCaatccacacacccacacccacacccacacccactcctactccaaccccaaccccaaccccaacatcTGAAATGATTGCTGGATCTCAGAGTCTGTCACGGGAGAGCCCTTGCTCCAGGCTAGCCCAGACTACACCTGTGGATAGTGCTTTAGGAAGTAGCCGACATACACCCATTGGTACTCCACATTCTAACTGCAGCAGTAGTGTCCCCCCCAGCCCTGTTGAATGCAGGAATCCATTTGCATTCACTCCAATAAGCTCCAGTATGGCATATCATGACGCCAGCATTGTCTCAAGTAGTCCTGTGAAACCGATGCAAAGACCCATGGCCACACACCCTGACAAAACCAAGCTTGAATGGATGAATAATGGGTATAGTGGGGTTGGTAATTCATCAGTTTCTGGCCATGGTATTCTCCCAAGCTATCAGGAACTAGTGGAAGACCGTTTCAGGAAACCTCATGCTTTTGCTGTGCCTGGACAGTCTTATCAGTCTCAATCCAGACATCATGACACTCATTTTGGTCGTTTGACTCCTGTTTCTCCTGTGCAGCATCAAGGTGCCACTGTAAATAACATCAACAAACAGGAGGGTTTTGCAGTCCCTGCCCCTCTTGATAATAAAGGAACTAATTCATCTGCCAGCAGCAACTTCAGATGCCGGAGTGTGAGCCCTGCTGTTCATCGCCAACGTAATCTTAGTGGAAGCACCCTCTATCCAGTATCTAATATCCCACGATCTAATGTGACCCCCTTTGGAAGTCCAGTTACCCCAGAAGTTCATGTTTTCACAAATGTTCACACAGACGCATGTGCCAACAACATAGCTCAAAGAAGCCAATCAGTTCCATTGACAGTCATGATGCAGACAGCCTTCCCAAACGCTCTTCAGAAGCAAGCAAACAGTAAAAAAATAACCAATGTTTTGTTGAGTAAACTTGATTCCGACAATGATGATGCAGTGAGAGGTTTGGGAATGAACAACCTGCCCTCTAATTATACAGCCCGGATGAATCTCACTCAGATTTTGGAACCTTCCACTGTTTTTCCTAGTGCCAACCCACAAAATATGATCGATTCCAGCACTTCTGTTTATGAGTTCCAAACACCATCTTACCTCACCAAAAGTAATAGCACCGATCAGATCAATTTTTCTCCTGGAGATAATCAAGCACAATCAGAAATTGGAGAGCAACAATTAGATTTCAATAGCACTGTTAAAGACCTGTTGAGTGGAGACAGCTTGCAAACCAACCAGCAGCTGGTAGGTCAGGTAGCATCTGATCTCACTAATACTGCATCTGATTTCTCTAGCGATATCAGGTTGTCTTCTGAGCTCTCAGGCAGCATCAATGATTTGAACACTTTAGACCCAAATCTACTGTTTGATCCAGGTCGTCAGCAGGGACAAGATGATGAAGCTACACTGGAAGAATTAAAGAATGACCCATTATTTCAACAAATTTGCAGTGAATCCATGAATTCTATGACTTCATCAGGTTTTGAATGGATAGAAAGCAAGGACCATCCTACTGTTGAAATGTTGGGTTAA